One window of Botrimarina mediterranea genomic DNA carries:
- the rny gene encoding ribonuclease Y has translation MQTLIYAAVALVAALMGMGVVLFLGRLRKWDAEKEAAQILERADLEAKNRLKDAAIEAKEMAITEKSRIEEQLADVRDKLHERERHLDKRDDAVTSREDQLAKQEKMVESNQRRLTEKLADVDVRTKELENLLDVQRQALHKASGLGPEEARKMLLERLDAELSHEQGVRVMEAEKRLAEKVDAKAKEMLITSIQRFAAAHTAESTTSTVDIPSDEMKGRIIGREGRNIRTFEKETGVDVIIDDTPGVVIVSSFDPVRRQIAQLALTKLIADGRIHPSRIEELVVETTAEVEKLLVKYGEEAAQEVDIRGLHPKAIQLLGRLYYRTSYSQNVLRHSIEVAFVAGMIAEELGYDGDLARRAGLLHDIGKAADHDTEGGHPKIGADLLKRYGENDVVVHAALGHHDDIRVDMPYTVIVAAADACSASRPGARRETLDRYIKRMQELEAIASGFTGVHQAFAIQAGREVRVIAKTNETTDESAAKVCRDIAKAFEEQLTYPGEIRVTMIRETRFTEMAK, from the coding sequence ATGCAAACGTTGATCTACGCCGCGGTGGCCCTTGTCGCCGCCCTGATGGGAATGGGCGTCGTCCTATTCCTTGGTCGACTCCGCAAGTGGGACGCCGAGAAAGAGGCCGCCCAAATTCTCGAGCGGGCCGACCTCGAAGCCAAGAATCGTCTGAAGGACGCGGCGATCGAGGCCAAAGAAATGGCCATCACCGAGAAGTCGCGCATCGAGGAGCAGCTTGCCGACGTACGCGACAAGCTCCACGAACGCGAGCGGCACCTCGACAAGCGTGACGACGCCGTGACCTCACGTGAGGACCAGCTCGCCAAGCAAGAGAAGATGGTCGAGAGCAACCAGCGCCGCCTGACGGAAAAGCTGGCCGATGTCGATGTCCGTACGAAAGAACTCGAGAACCTCCTCGACGTCCAGCGGCAAGCCCTGCACAAGGCCAGCGGGCTGGGGCCCGAAGAGGCCCGCAAGATGCTCCTCGAGCGGCTTGACGCCGAACTGTCGCACGAGCAGGGCGTCCGCGTCATGGAGGCTGAGAAGCGTCTGGCTGAGAAGGTCGACGCCAAGGCCAAGGAAATGCTGATCACCTCGATCCAGCGTTTCGCCGCCGCGCACACGGCCGAGTCGACCACCAGCACGGTCGATATCCCCAGCGACGAAATGAAGGGCCGGATCATTGGCCGCGAGGGTCGCAACATCCGCACCTTCGAAAAGGAGACCGGCGTTGACGTCATCATCGACGATACGCCGGGCGTGGTGATCGTCAGCTCATTTGACCCTGTGCGGCGGCAGATCGCGCAACTCGCGCTGACGAAGCTCATCGCCGACGGCCGCATCCATCCCAGCCGCATCGAAGAGCTGGTCGTCGAGACGACCGCCGAGGTCGAGAAGCTGCTGGTGAAGTACGGCGAAGAAGCGGCCCAAGAAGTCGATATCCGTGGGCTGCACCCCAAGGCGATCCAGCTGCTGGGGCGCCTCTACTACCGCACCAGTTACAGCCAAAACGTGTTGCGACACTCGATCGAGGTGGCGTTCGTCGCCGGCATGATCGCCGAAGAGCTGGGCTACGATGGCGACCTCGCTCGACGTGCGGGCCTGCTGCACGACATCGGCAAAGCGGCCGACCACGACACCGAGGGCGGCCATCCGAAGATCGGCGCCGACCTACTGAAACGCTATGGCGAGAACGATGTCGTTGTGCACGCCGCCCTCGGCCATCATGACGATATCCGCGTCGATATGCCGTACACCGTGATCGTCGCCGCGGCGGACGCCTGCAGCGCTTCGCGGCCCGGCGCGCGGCGCGAGACGCTCGACCGTTACATCAAGCGGATGCAGGAGCTCGAAGCGATCGCCTCAGGCTTCACCGGCGTCCACCAAGCTTTCGCGATCCAAGCGGGCCGCGAGGTGCGTGTCATCGCCAAAACGAACGAGACGACCGACGAGTCCGCCGCCAAGGTCTGCCGCGACATCGCCAAAGCGTTCGAAGAACAGCTCACCTACCCCGGCGAAATCCGCGTGACAATGATCCGCGAGACCCGCTTTACTGAGATGGCAAAGTGA
- the tilS gene encoding tRNA lysidine(34) synthetase TilS, protein MQDRALSTSLSTAPSAPTERGAAARLDALLEAAWPAGEWRDLRVAVAVSGGPDSVALLRALVQAKQSAGGRGDLIVLHLDHGSRGEASHNDAEWVRQLATGLGLESVVEAATQAGPHSEEALRDLRREFYRRAADSLGARYVATGHTADDQAETVLFRLLRGTGVRGAAGIRPMAALSPACSLVRPLLGATRGGVLAYLAAISQPYRTDATNGEDTYARNWLRNQALPLLAERFPTAATELAGFAQRAAETSDLVESLAADLLRRAVGATPTAEGHVTLQSAVLTQSPQPLVVEALRLAWREAGWPQQAMTAGHWRQLGEMAVTAKPQPAVVFPGSIRVERVGAEFVLAGPKDTGSC, encoded by the coding sequence ATGCAAGATAGGGCGTTATCCACCAGCCTCAGCACAGCCCCTTCGGCACCGACCGAGAGGGGGGCCGCTGCGCGTCTCGATGCCCTTCTGGAAGCGGCGTGGCCAGCCGGTGAGTGGCGAGATTTACGCGTCGCGGTCGCCGTGTCCGGCGGGCCCGATAGCGTCGCGCTGCTGCGCGCGTTGGTCCAGGCCAAGCAATCGGCTGGCGGGAGGGGTGACCTCATCGTTCTACATCTCGACCACGGAAGTCGTGGCGAGGCTTCCCATAACGATGCCGAATGGGTGCGACAACTGGCGACCGGCCTCGGCCTGGAGTCCGTTGTCGAAGCCGCTACCCAAGCCGGCCCTCACAGCGAAGAGGCCCTGCGCGATCTGCGGCGCGAATTCTACCGCCGGGCGGCGGACTCACTCGGCGCCCGCTACGTGGCGACGGGGCACACGGCCGACGACCAGGCGGAGACGGTGCTCTTTCGGCTGCTGCGGGGCACGGGCGTGCGGGGCGCCGCCGGTATTCGGCCGATGGCGGCGCTGTCGCCCGCGTGCTCGCTCGTGCGGCCGCTGCTCGGCGCCACCCGGGGCGGCGTGCTTGCCTATCTTGCCGCGATCAGCCAGCCCTACCGCACCGACGCCACCAACGGCGAGGACACGTACGCCCGCAACTGGCTGCGGAACCAAGCGCTGCCGCTGCTGGCTGAGCGGTTTCCGACGGCGGCGACTGAGTTGGCTGGCTTCGCGCAGCGGGCCGCCGAGACGAGCGACCTCGTCGAGAGCCTCGCCGCCGACCTGCTACGACGCGCCGTCGGCGCGACGCCAACCGCCGAGGGTCATGTCACGCTCCAAAGCGCCGTGCTTACGCAGTCGCCGCAGCCATTGGTGGTCGAAGCGTTGCGGCTGGCATGGCGTGAGGCAGGTTGGCCGCAGCAGGCGATGACGGCGGGGCACTGGCGGCAGCTAGGGGAGATGGCGGTCACCGCTAAGCCGCAACCGGCGGTGGTGTTCCCTGGAAGTATTCGGGTCGAGCGGGTCGGCGCCGAGTTTGTGCTAGCTGGGCCGAAAGATACTGGCTCCTGTTGA